A region from the Triticum urartu cultivar G1812 chromosome 1, Tu2.1, whole genome shotgun sequence genome encodes:
- the LOC125534737 gene encoding NRR repressor homolog 1-like has product MDATAADRQEASPVARDGESTTSMPEVPRAPLSDSDLVVAGGSGTPEESGGGEDEQVERFYALLANIRALRDVYGAGGSSRKRARGAEAPLWKPKFRMEDFREADDAVPAKKGRSDRDERQRLENSDAAEADGEDGEVVEENDRVSASQTTCVLTAEQPA; this is encoded by the coding sequence ATGGATGCCACCGCGGCGGACAGGCAGGAGGCTTCACCAGTGGCTAGAGACGGCGAGTCCACAACGTCCATGCCGGAGGTGCCGCGAGCGCCATTGTCCGACTCCGACTTGGTTGTCGCCGGCGGCAGCGGCACGCCCGAGgagagcggcggcggggaggacGAGCAGGTGGAGAGGTTCTACGCGCTGCTCGCCAACATCCGGGCACTGAGGGACGTGTACGGCGCCGGCGGGTCGTCGAGGAAGCGGGCCAGGGGGGCGGAGGCGCCGTTGTGGAAGCCAAAGTTCAGGATGGAGGACTTCCGGGAGGCGGACGACGCGGTGCCCGCGAAGAAGGGGAGGAGCGATCGCGACGAGCGGCAGCGGCTGGAGAACAGCGACGCGGCGGAGGCCGACGGGGAGGACGGCGAGGTCGTGGAAGAGAATGATCGGGTCTCCGCGTCGCAGACCACGTGTGTGCTGACTGCCGAGCAGCCAGCCTAG